The sequence below is a genomic window from Sulfurimonas sp..
TTAACATTGGTTTTGAAAGTATAAGCTTATAATCATCTTCAAAATCATTTGATATATTATATTTATGATCTAGCGAGTTACCCCAACACTTTTCTTCCGTAGCACAAGTTTGTCCATAGTGGTACATGGTGTATCCTTTATCATTATACAGGACCATGTCATAAAATGGTGTGTTAGTAAACTTTAATAAAAACTCTTTCATAAAGTAGTTTATTATAAGTATACCTCCAAAATTTCCATACAGATCAGTTATTGGTAATACTGCTCTTAGGGTTGGTTTGTAAGGAACTTCTACTTTTCCTCTTTCAACATTTAAATCAAGTGCACTAAACCAAACTTTTTCCAGCTCTTTTGTTTTTGAATCTTCAAAATAATATCTGTCCGATTTATCTTGAAGATCATATCTTGATATTAAATAAGGTTCTGAATTCTCTGATCTTTTATCAACTCTTATTTTTTCTAATCCATTTTTATCAATAAAACGTAGCTGCATAAAATTTGAATTAGCTTTTGAATATGTTATAAACATATCTTCTAATAGTTGTGAGTTATTACTGTATTTCAGATAGTTTTGAAAAAGTGTAGAGTTTCTAATTGATACTAAATCATTTTCTGCATCTTTGAGAAAAGTTTTAAATATGATTTCTCTTTCTTTAACTTTATCACTAGCATTATTAAGAGCTATTTCCTGTGTAGTATTGAAGAAATATAATTGTTGAACAAAATAATATACTACTAATGAAATACTTAAAAATATTAACAATATTAAACTTTTTTTTCTTACCGTGTTCATTATGTCTACCTTTTGGGTTCAACTATGATACTAAAATTGAAAATTATCCTGACTTCAAATCAAGTTCTCTTAATATTCAAATAAATTATAACATAAAACATTAGAAACCGGTAAAAAGTATATTATACTAAGACATAAGCGCAATAACCTCATCAACACTTAAAACTTTACCGGTACTTACAACTTTACCATCAATTACAAGTCCAGGTGTACTTACTACCTGATACTCCATTATTTTCATCATATCATCTACTTTTTCTATTTGAGCAAACTTACCGCTTTTTGCAACTGCTTCTTTAACTACAGCTTCTAACTGATTACACTTTGCACATCCAGTTCCTAAAATCTCAATTTTCATATTCTCTCCTTATAAAATTATATTAAACAAATAGCCTATAGCTATTATCCCGCTTCCGACAATACTAAAAAATATAGCTATCAATCTAAGTGAGATTATCTTTTTTAGTATCAAAGCTTCCGGCAAACTAAGTGCCGTAACCGCCATCATAAAACTTAGAGCTGTCCCTAAAAGCATCCCTTTGGATGTAAGAACCTCTACTAGCGGCATAACACCTGCTGCATTAGAATACATCGGTATACCCATTAATACTGCAATTATAACGGCAAATGGATTACCCTCTCCCGTATAGCTAGCTATAAAATCAGTAGGTATATAACCATGTATCCAAGCCCCTACTCCAACTCCTACCATCACATATATATAGATCTTTTTAAATATATCTAGAGTATAACTCCAAGCTTCTTTGCATCTCTCTTTAAAAGATAACCTTACCAAGTCAGCTTCAAGTTCACCCTCAATCGGTTTTACATCTAAAAGCACCTCTTTCTCCATATCCATTTTTCCAATTAGGTATCCGCCAAGTATTGCTACACTAAGACCAAATGCTATGTATAAAAGAGTGATTTCCCAACCAAATATACCAAACAGCATAGCAATTGCTATTTCATTATTCATAGGTGCAGATATTAGATAACTAAATGTTACTCCTATGGGAATTCTAGCCTGTATAAAACCCAAAAACAGAGGAATTGCAGAACATGAACAAAAAGGTGTTACAACACCAAAAAGTGAAGCTGCCACATGTCCGTAAAATGCTGACTTGCCTTGCAGGTGAGCACGTACATATTCAGTATTTACCCATGTTCGCAAGAATGACACTGCAAATATAATAGTGATCAGTAAAAACCATATCTTTATAGTATCGTATATAAAAAAATGCAGAGCATCTGCTAACTTGCCTTGTATATTTAAAAATTCAAAGACAAAGCTACGGGATAATTCATGCCACATCTAGCAAAGTTCCTCTTTTATTACAGGTAATAGTTCTTTTTCTATCAAATCAAGTGTTATCGCGTATTCTTCTACTGCTTTTCCACTAGGATCATCAAAACCTACATGTATAGTTTTGACTGCTTTTGGAAACATAGGACATGTCTCTTTTGCATGATCACATACAGTTACTATCAGATCAAACGGAGTATCAAGCACAGTCTCGATCACTTTAGAGTGATAATCATCTCTCCAGTAACCTTTCTCTTTTAAAAGTGCTTCTGCATTTGGATTAACAGCTCCACTGGCTTTTACACCTGAACTTTGAGCTTCTACACACTCTCCAAGTTTTGAATTAATTAAAGCTTCTGCCATAATAGAGCGGCAACTATTTCCTGTACATAAGATTAGTACGTTTTTTTTCATATTTTACATTCTCCACTTTCTGATATTTTTTTTAGTTTTGGTAAGTTTATATCAAGATGTCTGATCTCCTCTATAGCTTCACTTCGAAACCTGTCAAGCGGACTTCGTATAGAATAATAAGCCCACGTCCCTTTTCTGTCAACTCTTATAAAACCTGCTTCTTTTAATAGTTTAAGATGGCGTGATAGGCGTGATTGAATCATATTAAGAGAGTTTTGAAGATCACAAACACAACACTGTCCGTTCTCATCTAAGAATCTAAGTATTAAAACTCTTGTTTCATCATTTAAAGCCGATACACTTTTTAAAAATATATCCAAAGCAACTCCTTTTGTTCATAAAAGTCTAA
It includes:
- a CDS encoding permease, with amino-acid sequence MWHELSRSFVFEFLNIQGKLADALHFFIYDTIKIWFLLITIIFAVSFLRTWVNTEYVRAHLQGKSAFYGHVAASLFGVVTPFCSCSAIPLFLGFIQARIPIGVTFSYLISAPMNNEIAIAMLFGIFGWEITLLYIAFGLSVAILGGYLIGKMDMEKEVLLDVKPIEGELEADLVRLSFKERCKEAWSYTLDIFKKIYIYVMVGVGVGAWIHGYIPTDFIASYTGEGNPFAVIIAVLMGIPMYSNAAGVMPLVEVLTSKGMLLGTALSFMMAVTALSLPEALILKKIISLRLIAIFFSIVGSGIIAIGYLFNIIL
- a CDS encoding arsenate reductase ArsC; its protein translation is MKKNVLILCTGNSCRSIMAEALINSKLGECVEAQSSGVKASGAVNPNAEALLKEKGYWRDDYHSKVIETVLDTPFDLIVTVCDHAKETCPMFPKAVKTIHVGFDDPSGKAVEEYAITLDLIEKELLPVIKEELC
- a CDS encoding ArsR/SmtB family transcription factor, coding for MDIFLKSVSALNDETRVLILRFLDENGQCCVCDLQNSLNMIQSRLSRHLKLLKEAGFIRVDRKGTWAYYSIRSPLDRFRSEAIEEIRHLDINLPKLKKISESGECKI
- a CDS encoding thioredoxin family protein, coding for MKIEILGTGCAKCNQLEAVVKEAVAKSGKFAQIEKVDDMMKIMEYQVVSTPGLVIDGKVVSTGKVLSVDEVIALMS